In the genome of Chloroflexota bacterium, the window ATCGTTGACCCAACATGGCGGTCACGCGTTGATTAAATGTCGCGCAACCGCCCCAAGTTATATTCACGTCGCCGATCCGATCTATCGCTACCCAGCTTGGCAAAGTGTCTTGGAATATACCCAACAGCGATTTTACACCCCTGAAGAGATCAATCCCAGTTTTGCCCGTCAATTGGCTTAACTGCTACCAACCTTCGTCATCGCCGCCTTGGCTATCGGTCGGGTTGCCATCGGCTCCAACCGCGTAATTATCATACAGATCTTCGCGATTGCGATCCTCGCTACGCTCCAATTGATCGAGTTGGCGTTCAGCTTCATCAGGGTTCATGCTCGATGGTGGGGCTTGAGGGCGTTCCGGTGGTTGGCCGCCGCCACTTGGATCTTGATTTGGCTCAGGCTGTTGGCCATCTTGTGGTGGTTGATTAGGATCTTGTTGGCCATCCTGTGGCTGCTGATTGGGATCTTGTTGATTGCTAGCTTGTTGCTGTTGTTGCTGCTGCTCTTGAATTTTTTGGGCTAGCTCAAGGTTATATTTGGCATCAAGGTCATCGGGATTAATCCGCAAGGCTTTTTTATAGGCTTCAATCGCCTCATCAAGCTCCTCTAGCCGAAAATGGGCATTACCTTGGTTGTAATAAATAATCGCTTGGGTAGCAGCATCGGCAGTTTGCAAGGCATTATTTGGGGCTTCGATTGCACCTAAATAATCGCCCATTTGATAGCGCGTATTGCCTAAATTAACCTGTGGTTCAGGCCGATCAGGAGCCATCAAGACAGCTTCTTTATATTGATTGAGGGCTTGGCCATACACGCCCTGCTCGTAGAGTGCGTTGCCCTCAGCATTAATATCGGCGGCAGACGGTGCGCCGCAACCAGTCAGGGCTAATAACAGCAAGCCCGTGCTAACAATCGTTGTAGGTTTCATGCTGCTACCACCTTTCGTTGCTCCAAGCGCCCAACAAAGACATCGGCAACCAATAAAATAAAGGCTAAGCCTGCGAAAATATAGAAGCGCTCGCTGTAAACTCGCCGAGTTTGATCAGTCAGATCAACCGGAGCGCTTTGTTCAAGCGCCGTTTGCAATTGGTTAAGATCTAACGTGCTGCCATCGAAGTAGGTTCCACCAGTGGCTGAGGCAATTTGTTCAAGCAAAGGTCGATTGAGTTTGCTAATCACCCGTTGGCCTTGATCTTCAACATAGCTAATGTTGCCGAGATCATCGTAGACTGGAATTTGGCCGCCAGCTTCGGTTGCCATGCCAATTGTATGAATTGTCAGCCCCATTTTGGCAGCTTCGCGGGCGGCGGCAACCGCTTCACCATCGCTTTGCTCATCGGAATCGCCGCCATCGCTGATCAAAATCATGGTTCGGCCTTCGATTTGGCCAATTGGAAATGAGCGTAAGCCCTCGGTGATGACTTCTTCAACATCGGTTCCACCGAGCGAAAGCCCGCGTGGGTTGATTGGCTCAACCAAAGAGCGGGCCGCTGCAAGGTCGCTGGTCAAGGGAAATTGCACATAACTCGATGAACCAAACATCAGCATGCCGACTTGATTGCCTTCTAAGCGGTCAAGCAAGGCTAAAACCATGCGTTTGCTAGCATCGATTCGCGATGGTCGCACATCTTGAGCCGCCATACTGCGGGAGCCATCAAGCAAGATTAACACTTGCAAACCGCTACGCTTGAGCGTTTCGTCGCCGCTGCCCCAAACTGGCCGTGCCAATGCGACGATGATTAATCCTACGGCACTGAGTTGCAAGACGATCCGAATGCGACGTTGGCGGGTAGGCTGCATCGAGAGCAACGAAGCAATTAATCCTGGGTCGCCGAGAGCGGCGCGATCGCGCTCTTCGGCACGCCGAGCCAGCCAGAAAACCCCCGCTAAGGGCAGCAAAACCAATAAGAGCCATAAATTTGCTGGTACAAGTGCCATTAGCCAATACTCCGTAGGATGGTATTGCGTAGCAAAATTTCAATCATCAAGAGCAAAAGTGCTCCGGCGGCCCATGGTTGCCAAGCCTCGGTGTAACGAACTAATTTTTCGCTAGCAACTTGCGAACGTTCCATTTTATCGATCGTATCGTAGACATCGCGTAGGCCTTGTTCATCGCCAGCACGGAAGAAAATACCACCCGTCTGTTCAGCAATATCACGTAGGGCCACTTCATCCTCGGCAGTTGGTGCTGGAATCAAATAGGTTTCATCGCGCCAAGGATCATGCACTGGATATTCGCCGTTGCCTGGTTTACCAACCAAAATGGTGTAGACCCGCACATCCAAAGCTCGGGCAATTTCGGCAGCTTGGGCTGGCTCGATATCGCCACGATTGTTCGAGCCGTCGGTGAGCAAAATCACGACCTTGCTTTTGGTGGTGCTATTACGCAAGCCATTGACCGAGTGGGCTAAGGCGAGGCCAATCGCTGTACCATCAGGGCGACGCACGGTTTGCACTTGACCCAATAAATTTTGCAAAAAGTCGTAATCAAGCGTCAAGGGTACTTGGGTAAAGGCATGGCCCGAAAAAACTACCAGCCCAATCCGATCATCTTTGCGGCCTTTGACAAACTCGGCAATAACTTCTTTGGCCACGGTAATTCGATCTTTTGGATCGAAGTCGCCAGCCTTCATACTCAACGAAATATCCAAGGCTAGCTGAATATCGATGCCTTCGCGCACTACCCGTTCGGAGCTTTGGGCATATTGTGGGCGGGTGAGCACAACCACCAATAAGCCAACCGCCGCAGCTCGCAACGAAATCAACACAGGCCGCATGCGAATCCGCCACGACGGCTTGACCCCACGCAGCATGCCCAAATCGGAGAAGCGCATGGTTACCACTTCGCCGCGACTTCGGCGATACATCGACCACCAGACAATCGGCACAATTGGCAACAACCAAAATAACAATGGATAAGCAAATGTCATAAGCAACTCTGATATAAGGATGAAAGATGAGGGCTGAAGGATGAATTAATCAGCTTCATGACCTTTACCATCGATCAATTAATACGCATAATTTTCGAATAGTTTCCCAACCAATAGGGTTTCATCCCTCATCCTTCATCCTTCATCCTTTCGATCAGCGTGTCGCCAAAATCGCTTGGCGGGCGTTATCGATCATGGCGTGGGCTTCGATTGGATTGGGTAGTTGGCGGGCAAATTTCACGCCATCAGATTCGGCCAGCAAACGCAACAACATATCACGGCGTTGTTGCATGCTCGGGTGCGAGAGCGCTAACCGCACTTCGTTGGTGGTTCGCTCAAGCGCTGGCACCGAGAAACGATCAGTGATGAAGGTTCGCAGCACATCAGCAATCAAGGCATAATGTTCGACAATTCGGCCTTGATCGATTAAGCGTAAACCGCCAATTCGTTCAAGTTCAGCCATCGCCACCGCAAATGGGTCACGGACTGGTTGCAGCGCTTGGGCCGGAACTGGCACTGGCCGATGTTTGCGGAAGTAGGTGATCGCCCAAGCCGCAAAGCCAGCCAGCAAAATTGCCAACAACGAAAGGCCAATAATCAATAAATAGTTTGCTTGTTCATTCATAATCAATTGTGGTTTCAATGGTTTAATATCTTCAGCATTTTCATCGAGCACCGAAGCCACTTCAACACTAACGGGCTGGGTATTGGCTCGGCCAGTGGTTCCATCGGGATTGGTTATTTTGACCAGTTGGGTTGGAAAGGCATGAATGCCCACATCCCAGTTGGTTAATTGGCAGCGCCAGCCTTGGCGTAAGCCGTCGGCAACGCTGGTTTCAGTCAGCGGAGCACAATCGCGCACTTCCCATTCGCCAAACATTTTGGTTGGCATCGCTGGAAGTTCGCTTTTGAAACCGTTGGGCGTGGTCACTTGCAATTCGTATTCGACCAAATCGCCCACCGTAATTTTGGTGCGATTGAGTTGGGCACGCACGGCTACGGCTGGCTCGGCGGCTGCGACCGGAGCAATCAAGAGCAAACAACTTAATCCGAATAACCACCACAATTTTGCCATAGCTGTTCCTCTAGCCGCGTTCACGGCGTTTCATCCGACGATTAAAGAAGCTTTGCAGCGAATCGGCGTAACGCCCATCAGTTTGCAAACTCATATGATCAACGCCCAAGGCCCGTAGTTCGGCCACATGGCTTTGGTGCTGAGCTTCGGCCTGCTTTTCAAACATTTCGCGTAATTTTTCGTTGCGCAAATCGACGACCAACTCTTGGCCGGTTTCAGCATCTTGTAGCCGTACCAAGCCAACCTTGGGCAATTTGCGTTCGCGCGGATCTTCTACGCGCACTGCGACGACATCATGGCGACGCGCCGTAATCCGCAACGGTCGAATCCAATTATCGAGCGAGCGAAAATCCGAGATGATGAAGACCAAGGCTTTGCCTTCGACCACATTATTGAGGTAATCCAAGGCTTTGGTAATGTTGGTGCCGCGATGCTCAGGGTCGATTGTGAGCAATGAGCGCACAATTTGCATCACATGGTTGCGGCCTTTGCGCGGCGGGATAAAGCGCTCAACTTCTTCGGTAAACAGCAGCATGCCCACGCGGTCGTTATTGCGCACTGCCGAAAATGCCAAGGTTGCGCATAATTCGGCTTCTAGTTCGCGTTTGAGTTTGCGAGTTGTGCCGAAATCTGCCGAAGCACTCATATCGACTAACAGCATCACCGTCATTTCACGCTCTTCGACGAAGCGCTTGATAAACGGACGACCTGTCCGCGCCGTAACATTCCAATCGATCGCACGAACATCATCGCCAGGCTCGTATTCGCGAATTTCATCGAACTCAACGCCACGCCCCTTGAAGCTGCTCATGTACATGCCTGCAAACACACCAGTTACCAACTTGGTCGTTTTCAATTCAATGAAGCGCACTTGGCGCATGAGTTCTTGTAAGTTCATGATGTATCCGCAATTGATCCACGAAGGACATGAAGGGTGATGTGGCTATGGGCATTTGGCTATTGGCTACCGGAATTCTTGAGTTACCACAGGATGTTCCGATAGCCAAATGCCTTTAGTCTATAGCCATCGTTCTCTGCATTGAATCCCGACCCCCGAGCCCCAAAAACCGATCCCCAACTCCTACGGTACCCGCACTCGATTGAGAATTTGGGCGACCAAGTTTTCCGACGTGATATTTTCGGCTTCGGCTTCGTAGGTGGCGATCAAACGGTGGCGCAACACATCCAAGGCCATATGTTTAACGTCATCGGGCGTAACATAAGCGCGGCCTTGCAAGAAGGCGGCCCCTTTGGCGGCCAAGGTCATAAAAATGGTGGCCCGTGGCGATGCACCAAATTCAATATAGGGCTTGATTTGGGCCAAGCCATATTGTTCAGGTTTACGGGTGGCAAACACCAAATCCAAAATATAATGCTTGACCCGATCATCAATATAAATTTGATGGAAAATCTTGCGAGCGTTATCAAGCTCCTCGATCGTCATGGTTGTGCTCATTTTAGGAGTGGTTGCCCCAGTCATGCGATTGAGAATTTCGTATTCTTCCTCGCGGGTTGGGTAATCGACCACGACTTTGAGCATAAAACGGTCAACTTGAGCTTCAGGCAAGGGGTAAGTTCCATCGTTTTCAATGGGGTTTTGGGTTGCCATCACCAAATACGGGTGGGGCAATTTAAAGGTATCCGAGCCAATTGTCACTTGGCGCTCTTGCATGGCTTCGAGCAAAGCACTTTGCACTTTGGCCGGGGCACGGTTAATTTCGTCGGCCAGCAAAAAGTTGGTAAAAATTGGCCCTTTTTTAATCGAGAAATCGCCAGTGCGTTGATTGTAAATTTGCGTACCGATCAAGTCGCCAGGCAACAAATCGGGGGTAAACTGAATCCGTTCAAATTGGGCATGAATCCCTTCGGCCATACTTTTGACCATCAAGGTTTTGGCCAACCCTGGAACACCTTCAATTAATAAGTGACCATTGGCCAACAACCCAATCAAGATGCGTTCAGCTAAGGCCCGCTGCCCAACCACAATTTTTCCTACTTCGCCCACAAGGCTTTGCAAGGCCTCGCCTGCGCGGCGTACATCGCTACTATTTGTTTCCAAGGTGAACCTCGCACGTCAACAACGGGTAGCCGAATCTTTTTTCTGTTGTCGATAATACCATAACCTTGGGCCAAAAACCCGCTTTTTTAGCTGCGTTTAAGCCAATTCTCACCATACTTAAGCTATGAAGAAATAATGAAGACCGATGCTAGGCTACTATACCCAAGCAAAATGCTTAAAAATTGCCAAACCAGATGTGATGTTTACGACAATCAGGTTAATGCCCGATACCCATCCCCTGTGGGGGCAGGTATACTGAGCTTGTGCCTTACGACCGTTGCCAAGCTGCCAACGGTTGTTTTAATGAATACCGTTTGAAAGGATGCTTCCGTGAAGAAGTTGAGTCTTGCACTCTTGCTTGTTGTTTCGTTAACTTTAGCTGCTTGTGGTGGAGAAGCTGCCACGACCGCCCCATCAACAGATAACGGCGCTGCAACCAGCGCACCCAGCACCGGTGGCGGTAGCTCGACTCTGACGATTGACGCTGCAGCTGGTGGTACTTTAGCTTTTGCCGCAACGGCAGCCGAAACCACCGCTGGCGAAGTAACCGTAACCTTCAATAACCCAGGCGCTTTGGCCCATAACTTGGTTATCGTTAAAACTGGCGAAGAACAAGCTGCAGTTGATGCCTCGATGGCTTCGGCTCCCGACTTCTTGCCTCCCGCAGGCTCGACCCTTGGTCATAGCAAAACGATTGCTGCTGGCGCAAGCGATACCTTCACCGTCAGCTTGCAACCAGGTACCTACAGCTTTATCTGTACCTACCCAGCCCACTATGCTGCTGGCATGAAGGGTACTTTGACCGTCAAATAAGCAACGAGTAAGCCTCGTAGCAATCAACGCGAATGGGTTTTCCATTCGCGTTTTGGTTTAATTCACTACATAGATTTTTGAGATTCTTAACCTCGATATGACCAACACTTAACAATTGGCAACTACCCTACAAGCTGTATAGTTTGTGGAGTGTTGGGCTGTGCTACAACGATTTTTTTTGCTTTGCTGCCTCGTAACGTTGGCTGGATGTGGTGTAACTACCGCCCAACCGACGGCTACAAGCCTCCCCGCGACAGCAACACCCGCTCCAACCACCCTCGCTCAAACAACTCCTGCAGTAACGGCGAATCCAGCTTTGCGCGGCACAATCGTGATCGATGGCTCAAGCACGGTGTTTCCAATTACTGAGGCAGTTGCCCGTGAGTTTGCCCTGACTGCGCCGAATGTCCAAGTGCAATTGGGCGTGAGCGGCACTGGTGGCGGGTTTAAGAAGTTTTGTGCTGGTGAAACGGTGATCTCCGATGCTTCGCGCCCAATCAAGCAGAGCGAAGCTGCCGAGTGTGCTGCCAATCAGATTGATTTTGTGGAAATTCCAGTGGCCTTCGATGGCCTCTCGTTGGTTGCCAACCCCAGTAATACATGGCTCGAATGTATGACTGTAGCCGAATTAAACACGCTCTGGCAGCCAGATGCGACCAATATTATTACCAATTGGCGCATGTTGCGCCCCATTTGGCCAACCAGTACCTTGCAATTGTATGGCGCAGGTCAAGATTCAGGCACCTTCGATTATTTCACCAGCGCAATTGTTGGAACTGAGGGTTCCAGCCGTAGCGACGTGATCAGCAGCGAAGACGATTATCTGATTGCTCAGGATATTGCGGGCGACCCCAATGCCTTGGGCTATTTTGGTTATGCCTACTATCGCGAATACCAAGAACGTCTGAAATTAATTGCGGTTGATGCTGGCAATGGCTGCGTCCTGCCTTCGGAGCAAACGATTGCCGATGGCTCGTATCAACCACTTTCGCGGCCAATTTTCATCTATGTGCGAGCCGATGCGCTTGATCGGGCTGAAGTGGCGGCGTTTGTTGATTTTTATCTCAGCGATTTGGCGCGGGTGGTGGCTGACGTGAAATATGTGCCCTTACCAGCCCGAGCCTATCAATTTGCCCAAGAGCGCGTGCAACAACGCAAACTTGGCTCGCTGTTCGAAGGTGGTTCGCAAATCGGGGTTTCGATTGAACGCTTGCTTGAGCTAGAAGGACAATAAGCGATGCGGCTTTCTTTTCGCACAAAATTGCTTGGCTCAATTGCCCTCGACTTGGCCTTGATGATCGCCTTGGGTGTTTTTGCGTTAAACGGCTTTAGTAACGTTTTTCAAAAAGCCTCGATGATTGAGCAAATTACCATTCCTTCGCTCGATTTGAGCGATCGGATTAATTTTATCAGCACAAAATATCATGCCTTGCAGCTTGAATATATTATCAACAACAGTGCTGCTGATAAAGCCCGCATCGAGGGCGAAATGCAAGCGCTTGAGCAACAAATGGATAATGCATTTGCTGCATATCGCCAACTTGATACCACTATGGTCGAAGGCGAAACCTTGAACGCGGTGGCGATGGCTTGGCAACGCTTTGTGCTAGAAACTAACGAACAGTTTTTGCCAACTGCGCGTTTGAGCAATACTGGCAGTGTGCAGCCAGCGCTCAATCGCCTCAATCCCTATTATGAAGATGTGCTTAGTGCCACCGATATTTTGGGTCAGTTGAGCCAAAATCAAGCCAACGAGGCCTTGGCTTCGGTTGGCCAAACCTTTGAATCAGCGCGTTTGGTGATTTATGGCGAAATTGCCTTTACCGTGCTGCTTTCGGGCGCGATTGGCTTGATGCTGGCAACCCGCACGGCACGGCGGATTCGCAATCTGACTGATGCCACCGTGGCTGTGGCTGGTGGTGATTTGGAACGCACGGTGCAAGTGCGTGGCGGCGATGAATTGCAAACCTTGGCGAGCAACTTCAACAGCATGGTGCGTAGCTTGCGCGAGCATCGCGATATGCTCGAACTGCGCAATGCTGAACTGGCCGAGAGTTTGTATGTGCAGCAACAATTGACCGAGGATATTATTCGGCGCAAGCAGGCCGAAGAGATTGCTTTACGCGCTCAGGCAGCAGCCGAAGCGGCGAGCCAAGCCAAAAGTATGTTTGTGGCAACCATGAGCCACGAGTTGCGCACCCCGTTGAATGCAATTTTGGGCTATACCCAATTATTGCATCTCGGAGCCAAAGCGCGAGGCCAAGAAGATGTTTTGCCCCAGCTTGAGCGGATTCGCTTGGCGGGCAAACATCTGCTCACCTTAGTTTCGAATGTACTCGATTTCTCCAAAATTGAGCATGGCAAGATGAACCTTGATCTTGGCGATGTGCAATTGGCCAGCTTAGTTGATGAAGTGATGGGGATTGTTCAGCCCTTAGCTGAAGCCCGTTTTGATCAACTGACGACTGAATTTGCTAGTACCAGCCTGATTTACAGCGATGGTGGCAAAATTCGCCAGATTTTATTCAACTTATTGAGCAATGCGATTAAATTTACCGAAGCTGGCACAGTGACCCTGCGCGTGTGGGATGAGCAACGTGCTGGCGAGCCATGGCTGGTATTTGCGGTTAGCGATACTGGCATCGGCATGGCTCCTGATCAATTACGGCGTTTGTTTAAGCCATTTGTCCAAGCCGATGAATCGACGACCCGCACTTATGGCGGGACTGGTTTAGGCTTGGCGCTTAGTCAGCAACTTGCAGCGATGCTTGGCGGCTCGATCAGTGTTGAAAGCTGCCCCAATGTTGGCTCGACCTTTACATTGCAGATACCCGTTCAATGTCCAGAGCAATCTGAAGCTACGCTGGTGATGGCAGCATCGCCACTGGTTAATTCGAGCGCTGTGGCCTGATACCCAACCAACTTAGGAGGATTCCCATGGGGATGATTTTAGTTGTTGATGATAATGGCGATAATCGTTTCTTGCTTCAACAGATGTTATCGTTGAATGGCTATAGCGTGATTAGTGCTGTGAATGGGCAAGATGCCCTTGATAAAGTGCATAATACCACTCCCGACTTGGTGCTAATG includes:
- a CDS encoding tetratricopeptide repeat protein yields the protein MKPTTIVSTGLLLLALTGCGAPSAADINAEGNALYEQGVYGQALNQYKEAVLMAPDRPEPQVNLGNTRYQMGDYLGAIEAPNNALQTADAATQAIIYYNQGNAHFRLEELDEAIEAYKKALRINPDDLDAKYNLELAQKIQEQQQQQQQASNQQDPNQQPQDGQQDPNQPPQDGQQPEPNQDPSGGGQPPERPQAPPSSMNPDEAERQLDQLERSEDRNREDLYDNYAVGADGNPTDSQGGDDEGW
- a CDS encoding VWA domain-containing protein, whose translation is MALVPANLWLLLVLLPLAGVFWLARRAEERDRAALGDPGLIASLLSMQPTRQRRIRIVLQLSAVGLIIVALARPVWGSGDETLKRSGLQVLILLDGSRSMAAQDVRPSRIDASKRMVLALLDRLEGNQVGMLMFGSSSYVQFPLTSDLAAARSLVEPINPRGLSLGGTDVEEVITEGLRSFPIGQIEGRTMILISDGGDSDEQSDGEAVAAAREAAKMGLTIHTIGMATEAGGQIPVYDDLGNISYVEDQGQRVISKLNRPLLEQIASATGGTYFDGSTLDLNQLQTALEQSAPVDLTDQTRRVYSERFYIFAGLAFILLVADVFVGRLEQRKVVAA
- a CDS encoding VWA domain-containing protein; this translates as MTFAYPLLFWLLPIVPIVWWSMYRRSRGEVVTMRFSDLGMLRGVKPSWRIRMRPVLISLRAAAVGLLVVVLTRPQYAQSSERVVREGIDIQLALDISLSMKAGDFDPKDRITVAKEVIAEFVKGRKDDRIGLVVFSGHAFTQVPLTLDYDFLQNLLGQVQTVRRPDGTAIGLALAHSVNGLRNSTTKSKVVILLTDGSNNRGDIEPAQAAEIARALDVRVYTILVGKPGNGEYPVHDPWRDETYLIPAPTAEDEVALRDIAEQTGGIFFRAGDEQGLRDVYDTIDKMERSQVASEKLVRYTEAWQPWAAGALLLLMIEILLRNTILRSIG
- a CDS encoding DUF58 domain-containing protein, which codes for MNLQELMRQVRFIELKTTKLVTGVFAGMYMSSFKGRGVEFDEIREYEPGDDVRAIDWNVTARTGRPFIKRFVEEREMTVMLLVDMSASADFGTTRKLKRELEAELCATLAFSAVRNNDRVGMLLFTEEVERFIPPRKGRNHVMQIVRSLLTIDPEHRGTNITKALDYLNNVVEGKALVFIISDFRSLDNWIRPLRITARRHDVVAVRVEDPRERKLPKVGLVRLQDAETGQELVVDLRNEKLREMFEKQAEAQHQSHVAELRALGVDHMSLQTDGRYADSLQSFFNRRMKRRERG
- a CDS encoding MoxR family ATPase gives rise to the protein METNSSDVRRAGEALQSLVGEVGKIVVGQRALAERILIGLLANGHLLIEGVPGLAKTLMVKSMAEGIHAQFERIQFTPDLLPGDLIGTQIYNQRTGDFSIKKGPIFTNFLLADEINRAPAKVQSALLEAMQERQVTIGSDTFKLPHPYLVMATQNPIENDGTYPLPEAQVDRFMLKVVVDYPTREEEYEILNRMTGATTPKMSTTMTIEELDNARKIFHQIYIDDRVKHYILDLVFATRKPEQYGLAQIKPYIEFGASPRATIFMTLAAKGAAFLQGRAYVTPDDVKHMALDVLRHRLIATYEAEAENITSENLVAQILNRVRVP
- a CDS encoding cupredoxin domain-containing protein, whose translation is MKKLSLALLLVVSLTLAACGGEAATTAPSTDNGAATSAPSTGGGSSTLTIDAAAGGTLAFAATAAETTAGEVTVTFNNPGALAHNLVIVKTGEEQAAVDASMASAPDFLPPAGSTLGHSKTIAAGASDTFTVSLQPGTYSFICTYPAHYAAGMKGTLTVK
- a CDS encoding PstS family phosphate ABC transporter substrate-binding protein; translation: MLQRFFLLCCLVTLAGCGVTTAQPTATSLPATATPAPTTLAQTTPAVTANPALRGTIVIDGSSTVFPITEAVAREFALTAPNVQVQLGVSGTGGGFKKFCAGETVISDASRPIKQSEAAECAANQIDFVEIPVAFDGLSLVANPSNTWLECMTVAELNTLWQPDATNIITNWRMLRPIWPTSTLQLYGAGQDSGTFDYFTSAIVGTEGSSRSDVISSEDDYLIAQDIAGDPNALGYFGYAYYREYQERLKLIAVDAGNGCVLPSEQTIADGSYQPLSRPIFIYVRADALDRAEVAAFVDFYLSDLARVVADVKYVPLPARAYQFAQERVQQRKLGSLFEGGSQIGVSIERLLELEGQ
- a CDS encoding HAMP domain-containing protein — translated: MRLSFRTKLLGSIALDLALMIALGVFALNGFSNVFQKASMIEQITIPSLDLSDRINFISTKYHALQLEYIINNSAADKARIEGEMQALEQQMDNAFAAYRQLDTTMVEGETLNAVAMAWQRFVLETNEQFLPTARLSNTGSVQPALNRLNPYYEDVLSATDILGQLSQNQANEALASVGQTFESARLVIYGEIAFTVLLSGAIGLMLATRTARRIRNLTDATVAVAGGDLERTVQVRGGDELQTLASNFNSMVRSLREHRDMLELRNAELAESLYVQQQLTEDIIRRKQAEEIALRAQAAAEAASQAKSMFVATMSHELRTPLNAILGYTQLLHLGAKARGQEDVLPQLERIRLAGKHLLTLVSNVLDFSKIEHGKMNLDLGDVQLASLVDEVMGIVQPLAEARFDQLTTEFASTSLIYSDGGKIRQILFNLLSNAIKFTEAGTVTLRVWDEQRAGEPWLVFAVSDTGIGMAPDQLRRLFKPFVQADESTTRTYGGTGLGLALSQQLAAMLGGSISVESCPNVGSTFTLQIPVQCPEQSEATLVMAASPLVNSSAVA